The Agrococcus carbonis genome has a window encoding:
- a CDS encoding exodeoxyribonuclease III gives MRIATWNVNSVRARTARIVDWLERSDIDVLAMQEIKCKTEQFPYAAFEAAGYEVQAHGHSQWNGVAIASRLPMTDVERDFPGQPGYANTGDPVVEARAMAATVEGVRLWSLYVPNGRELTHAHYGYKLEWLRVLTGLLDEWRGQPLALMGDFNIAPLDHDVWDIGVFDGATHVSAPERAAFQGLLDAGLVDVVRDRAPGYTYWDYKAGRWNKDEGMRIDFVLGSPELADLVARAEIHRDERSGDAPSDHVPVVVDLDLETELDDDRPMIF, from the coding sequence ATGCGCATCGCCACCTGGAACGTCAACTCCGTGCGCGCCCGCACGGCACGCATCGTCGACTGGCTCGAGCGCAGCGACATCGACGTGCTCGCGATGCAGGAGATCAAGTGCAAGACCGAGCAGTTCCCGTACGCGGCGTTCGAGGCGGCGGGCTACGAGGTGCAGGCACACGGCCACAGCCAGTGGAACGGCGTGGCGATCGCCTCGAGGCTGCCGATGACAGATGTCGAGCGCGACTTCCCCGGCCAGCCCGGGTACGCGAACACCGGCGACCCGGTGGTCGAGGCCCGCGCGATGGCCGCGACGGTCGAGGGCGTGCGACTGTGGAGCCTCTACGTGCCGAACGGCCGTGAGCTCACCCACGCCCACTACGGCTACAAGCTCGAGTGGCTGCGGGTGCTCACCGGCCTCCTCGACGAGTGGCGCGGGCAGCCGCTCGCGCTCATGGGCGACTTCAACATCGCGCCGCTCGACCACGACGTGTGGGACATCGGGGTCTTCGACGGCGCGACCCACGTCTCGGCGCCCGAGCGCGCCGCGTTCCAGGGGCTGCTCGACGCCGGCCTCGTCGACGTGGTGCGCGATCGCGCCCCCGGCTACACCTACTGGGACTACAAGGCCGGGCGGTGGAACAAGGACGAGGGCATGCGCATCGACTTCGTGCTCGGCAGCCCCGAGCTCGCCGACCTGGTCGCGCGCGCCGAGATCCACCGCGACGAGCGATCCGGCGACGCCCCGAGCGACCACGTGCCGGTGGTCGTCGACCTCGACCTCGAGACCGAGCTCGACGACGACCGACCCATGATCTTCTGA
- a CDS encoding DinB family protein, which translates to MGTARDRYLQALDLFSAEARAGADRLGLPTACSEWSIADVVRHVTAVQSAHAGAALLGRVPGEREESADHRAAMAAGGAFEVIDVWEALAAQLRHAAHEADEDAFSSLALATFDMALHAWDVRWAGVRVGLGANLDFPDALLAWMDRYRERADDTVIRAPGVFGPALEPPADATPSERIAAWTGRQARIAYAPLTAVGA; encoded by the coding sequence ATGGGCACCGCGCGCGACCGCTACCTCCAGGCTCTCGACCTCTTCTCGGCCGAGGCTCGAGCGGGCGCCGATCGGCTCGGCCTGCCCACGGCGTGCTCGGAGTGGTCGATCGCCGATGTGGTGCGCCACGTCACCGCCGTGCAGTCCGCGCACGCGGGCGCCGCGCTGCTCGGCCGCGTTCCCGGTGAGCGCGAGGAGTCGGCCGACCACCGGGCGGCGATGGCGGCGGGCGGCGCCTTCGAGGTCATCGACGTGTGGGAGGCGCTCGCGGCCCAGCTGCGTCACGCCGCGCACGAGGCCGACGAGGATGCCTTCAGCTCGCTCGCGCTCGCGACCTTCGACATGGCGCTGCACGCGTGGGACGTGCGCTGGGCCGGCGTGCGCGTCGGCCTCGGCGCGAACCTCGACTTCCCCGACGCGCTGCTCGCGTGGATGGACCGGTACCGCGAGCGCGCCGACGACACCGTGATCCGCGCGCCCGGCGTCTTCGGCCCGGCCCTCGAGCCGCCGGCCGACGCGACGCCCTCCGAGCGCATCGCCGCGTGGACGGGGCGCCAGGCGCGCATCGCCTACGCGCCGCTCACCGCCGTCGGCGCCTGA
- the pyrE gene encoding orotate phosphoribosyltransferase, translating to MGVTARDQLIQLIRDEAVFHGDFTLTSGKRASYYIDLRKLSLDHRAAPLIGDVLLDLIADIPGVAAVGGLTMGADPLANAVLHRGLARGLAVDAFVVRKEPKDHGRGRQIEGPELAGKRVVVLEDTSTTGGSPIKAIEALRKVGAEVVAVAVIVDRATGAQAAIEAEGVEYRAAITLDDLGLTPQ from the coding sequence GTGGGCGTGACCGCGCGCGACCAGCTCATCCAGCTCATCCGTGACGAAGCCGTCTTCCACGGCGACTTCACCCTCACCAGCGGCAAGCGTGCGAGCTACTACATCGATCTGCGCAAGCTCTCGCTCGACCACCGGGCGGCGCCGCTCATCGGCGACGTGCTGCTCGACCTCATCGCCGACATCCCTGGCGTCGCAGCGGTCGGCGGCTTGACGATGGGCGCCGACCCGCTCGCGAACGCCGTGCTGCACCGCGGTCTCGCCCGCGGCCTCGCGGTGGATGCGTTCGTCGTGCGCAAGGAGCCGAAGGACCATGGCCGCGGCCGCCAGATCGAGGGGCCCGAGCTCGCCGGCAAGCGCGTCGTCGTGCTCGAGGACACCTCGACGACGGGCGGCAGCCCCATCAAGGCCATCGAGGCCCTGCGGAAGGTCGGTGCCGAGGTGGTCGCGGTCGCCGTGATCGTCGACCGCGCGACCGGCGCGCAGGCGGCCATCGAGGCGGAGGGCGTCGAGTACCGCGCGGCGATCACGCTCGACGACCTGGGCCTCACCCCGCAGTAG